The following proteins are encoded in a genomic region of Synechococcus sp. CBW1002:
- a CDS encoding RNA-binding protein, protein MSVRLYIGNLPEAFDAKELDALLANVGKGIRFKSVTDRDTGASRGFGFANVDDPKLADALIEQLNGKEFGGSTLRIEISERRDARPTGAAGSRVGAAPTAARKAINKVVHADSVDAEAPDPRWAGELSKLKDLLGKQTAAV, encoded by the coding sequence ATGAGCGTTCGTCTCTACATCGGCAATCTGCCGGAAGCTTTTGATGCAAAAGAGCTCGACGCTCTGCTCGCGAACGTTGGCAAGGGGATTCGTTTCAAGTCCGTCACCGACCGCGACACCGGCGCCAGCCGGGGCTTCGGCTTCGCCAACGTGGACGACCCGAAGCTGGCCGATGCCCTGATCGAGCAGCTCAACGGCAAGGAGTTCGGCGGCAGCACCCTCCGCATCGAGATCTCCGAGCGTCGTGACGCCCGCCCCACCGGTGCCGCCGGCAGTCGCGTCGGTGCAGCACCCACGGCCGCCCGCAAGGCAATCAACAAGGTGGTTCACGCCGACAGCGTCGATGCCGAAGCTCCCGATCCCCGCTGGGCTGGCGAGCTCTCGAAGCTGAAGGACCTGCTCGGCAAACAGACTGCTGCCGTCTGA